One segment of Synergistota bacterium DNA contains the following:
- a CDS encoding ABC transporter permease, translating to IPLLGINFIKIAINLLPIIVLWYIFALGLSILLASIAVYIRDVSQILGPALNFLFYSVPIIYPYSLVPEDIKPIIKLNPLFYMVEAIYLQTVEFNLEAIIFCLVIASIALVSGIFVYRYLSVGFLDVL from the coding sequence ATTCCTCTGCTTGGCATTAATTTCATAAAGATAGCAATAAATCTTTTGCCTATTATAGTTCTCTGGTATATATTTGCACTCGGTCTATCTATTTTGCTAGCTTCTATAGCTGTTTACATCAGGGATGTATCTCAAATTTTAGGTCCGGCGCTAAATTTTCTATTCTACAGTGTTCCAATCATTTATCCTTATTCATTAGTGCCAGAAGACATAAAACCCATAATAAAGCTGAATCCACTTTTCTACATGGTTGAAGCCATATACCTACAAACGGTAGAATTTAACTTAGAAGCAATAATCTTTTGTCTGGTTATAGCTAGTATAGCGCTCGTTTCCGGGATTTTTGTTTATAGGTATCTTAGTGTGGGTTTCCTTGATGTGCTTTAA
- a CDS encoding glycosyltransferase family 4 protein: protein MKRVIIVDNQVPFVYGGAEYHINNLKRAIRENGYQVDVVRIPFKWYPIENIPKHILINRLIDLIEANGRPVDVLIAFRFPSYYIEHPNKVVWLMSTYKSAYEFWNKEFCDLPITVEGRKVKQIIHACDREYLSQVRKLYTNSKHVASWFEEQTGIKGVPLYHPPPDYDKFHFKDYENFLFFPSRLTPYKRHKIAIEAMKYVDRGLKLLITGESDNPDYLKELQSFAESLGLSDKVIFLGRVERETILDLYSRCLAVIFPTYKEDYGYITLEGMLSKKPVITCKDSGGPTEFVTNEVTGIICEPEAKSLADAINRLYKDKALAMKLGENAKNYVQSLSLSWDYVVERLLE from the coding sequence ATGAAGAGGGTTATAATAGTTGATAACCAAGTACCATTCGTGTACGGAGGTGCAGAATATCATATTAACAACCTAAAGAGGGCCATTAGAGAGAATGGTTATCAGGTAGATGTGGTTAGGATACCTTTCAAATGGTATCCAATAGAGAACATACCTAAACATATTCTGATTAACAGACTCATAGATTTAATTGAAGCTAACGGCAGGCCTGTGGATGTATTAATAGCTTTTCGATTCCCTAGTTACTATATAGAACATCCCAATAAAGTTGTATGGCTGATGTCAACATACAAAAGTGCTTATGAGTTTTGGAACAAAGAATTTTGTGATCTCCCCATTACTGTAGAGGGAAGAAAAGTTAAACAGATTATTCATGCATGTGATAGAGAATATCTGTCCCAAGTTAGAAAACTCTATACTAACTCGAAACACGTAGCTTCATGGTTCGAAGAGCAAACAGGTATAAAGGGTGTTCCTCTTTATCATCCGCCCCCTGATTACGATAAATTCCATTTTAAAGACTATGAGAACTTCTTGTTCTTTCCCAGCAGGCTTACACCTTACAAAAGACACAAAATTGCTATAGAAGCTATGAAATACGTTGATAGAGGTTTAAAGCTATTGATAACCGGTGAAAGTGACAATCCAGACTACTTAAAAGAGCTCCAATCTTTTGCGGAAAGCTTGGGCTTATCAGATAAAGTCATATTTTTAGGAAGGGTTGAAAGGGAAACTATATTAGACTTATACTCCAGATGCTTAGCTGTTATTTTTCCTACTTATAAAGAAGACTATGGCTACATAACCTTAGAGGGTATGCTATCTAAAAAGCCAGTTATAACCTGTAAAGACTCTGGTGGACCAACGGAATTTGTTACGAATGAGGTCACAGGAATAATATGTGAGCCAGAAGCAAAAAGTTTAGCTGATGCTATCAATAGGCTTTACAAAGATAAGGCCCTCGCAATGAAACTAGGGGAAAATGCTAAAAACTACGTGCAAAGCCTTAGTCTTAGCTGGGATTATGTAGTGGAGAGGTTGTTGGAATGA